A region of Anopheles merus strain MAF chromosome 2R, AmerM5.1, whole genome shotgun sequence DNA encodes the following proteins:
- the LOC121588396 gene encoding odorant receptor 4-like, which yields MPAGKPFRYRVVNCSDRRQETLQMARLVLHEVRYVLMAMLYISRGMAKQIQNSTIDLYVYWFLTFIPITSLCVPQFTYLILDTKSLIDFITVLVPITEILLTNGKMIICNVKRGKIINLINQVQLAWDECAKSEHLEIQTLITATAKKTKIFVIIYTTSFLLICVEYSSIPLFKLIYHSAVYGNQSNYTIALPYLSRLPYSTDSRTSFAWTYFFILIGVYLLALTLSGFDSLFATLVMHIKMMFKVLKFEIEQLGLDLSAGKSHVELQAKLKQIILKHKTNLSLIEQLEDSFSFFLMAQFLTSSILVCVVLYELTMVFGWNEDTFKTVTYLPGAILQLFLFCWYAQQITEEARLVSDHIYNIPWYLGEPKLQKDILTFMVKAQKPTGVTASKFYMVTLQTFQRISSTSYSYFTLLQTINQQ from the exons ATGCCGGCCGGAAAGCCATTCCGGTACAGGGTAGTGAATTGCAGCGACCGTCGACAAGAAACGCTTCAAATGGCCCGTTTGGTACTGCACGAGGTGCGCTACGTGTTGATGGCGATGCTTTACATATCTCGGGGTATGGCAAAACAGATTCAAAATTCCACAATTGATCTGTACGTCTACTGGTTTCTGACGTTCATCCCAATCACTTCGCTGTGTGTACCGCAG TTCACATATTTAATTTTAGATACCAAAAGCTTGATAGATTTCATCACAGTACTGGTGCCCATTACGGAAATCCTGCTGACGAATGGGAAAATGATTATATGTAACGTAAAGCGGGGGAAAATTATCAATCTCATCAACCAGGTGCAGTTGGCATGGGACGAAT GTGCAAAATCGGAACACCTGGAAATTCAGACATTGATTACTGCCACTGCCAAAAAGACGAAAATTTTCGTCATCATCTACACGACCTCGTTCCTGCTTATCTGCGTCGAGTATAGTTCAATACCGCTGTTCAAGTTGATCTACCACAGCGCAGTTTACGGTAATCAATCCAACTACACCATCGCTCTACCGTACTTGTCcag GTTACCTTATAGTACTGACTCCAGGACCAGCTTTGCGTGGACGTATTTCTTCATACTGATCGGTGTCTACTTGCTGGCGCTGACGCTCAGTGGCTTCGACAGCTTGTTTGCGACGCTCGTCATGCacattaaaatgatgttcaaGGTGTTGAAGTTTGAAATCGAGCAGCTGGGGCTGGATCTGAGTGCCGGAAAGAGTCATGTCGAACTGCAGGCCAAGCTGAAACAAATCATTTTGAAGCACAAAACCAATTTATC ATTGATCGAACAATTGGAGGATAGTTTCAGCTTCTTTTTGATGGCGCAGTTTCTAACCAGCTCGATTTTGGTTTGCGTCGTGCTGTATGAGCTAACTATG GTGTTCGGATGGAATGAGGATACGTTCAAAACGGTTACCTACCTGCCAGGCGCCATCCTGCAGCTCTTTCTGTTTTGCTGGTACGCCCAACAAATTACCGAGGAGGCGCGATTGGTGTCGGACCATATTTACAACATTCCTTGGTATCTGGGCGAGCCCAAGCTGCAGAAAGACATTCTCACATTCATGGTTAAAGCCCAGAAGCCTACCGGTGTGACGGCGTCCAAATTTTACATGGTCACGCTGCAAACCTTTCAGCGA ATAAGCAGTACATCTTATTCTTACTTTACGTTGCTGCAAACCATCAATCAGCAATAG
- the LOC121588400 gene encoding cathepsin O-like, with protein MTEVIEMLMIILIVTLCFLMIPFNTKPSAVIESRRKFDVFVRLYDKPYRGDAREYAYRFQIFRTSLSKIRALNERAREANDTAVYGITQYADLTDREFVARQLADLLPDEPGGGGGAGGPRAYQKYVIESRSAEMKNDIIFSRARRDALPAVRNLPPRVDWREQGVISTVKNQGGCGACWAISVVDTIAALAAIKRNDRKLIDLCHERVVRCAANGNNGCDGGDTCRLLEWLAEESYRIGAAESCLERNMADQEGGLNCTGESGVRREDSALNATLVKRFSCQGYENEEHLMLRHLATKGPIVAAVNAISWKYYLGGVIQYHCDSDYELLNHAVAIVGYDLNATVPYYIVKNSWGPRFGDHGYVKVAIGRNLCGIANRVSFIELV; from the exons ATGACGGAAGTGATCGAGATGCTGATGATCATACTGATCGTTACGCTCTGCTTCCTGATGATCCCGTTCAACACGAAACCGAGTGCGGTGATTGAGTCGCGGCGCAAGTTCGACGTGTTCGTGCGCCTGTACGACAAGCCTTATCGGGGGGATGCGCGCGAGTACGCGTACCGGTTCCAGATCTTCCGCACGTCGCTCAGCAAGATCCGCGCGCTGAACGAGCGGGCCCGCGAGGCGAACGATACCGCGGTCTACGGCATTACGCAGTACGCCGACCTGACCGATCGGGAATTCGTCGCCCGCCAGCTGGCCGACCTGCTGCCGGACGAgcccggcggcggcggcggtgcggGCGGACCGCGCGCCTACCAGAAGTACGTGATCGAGTCGCGCAGCGCGGAGATGAAGAACGACATCATATTCTCGCGCGCTCGTCGCGATGCGCTGCCGGCGGTGCGCAATCTACCGCCGAGAGTTgattg GCGGGAGCAGGGCGTCATCTCGACGGTGAAGAATCAGGGCGGCTGCGGTGCCTGCTGGGCGATCAGCGTGGTCGACACGATAGCGGCGCTGGCCGCGATCAAGCGCAACGATCGCAAGCTGATCGACCTGTGCCACGAGCGGGTGGTGCGCTGCGCCGCGAACGGTAACAATGGGTGCGACGGTGGCGACACCTGCCGCCTGCTGGAATGGCTGGCGGAGGAAAGCTACCGGATCGGGGCGGCCGAATCCTGCCTGGAGCGCAACATGGCGGACCAGGAGGGAGGGCTGAACTGTACGGGCGAGTCGGGCGTCCGGCGGGAGGACAGTGCGCTGAATGCGACGCTGGTGAAGCGATTCTCCTGCCAAGG CTACGAAAACGAGGAACATCTGATGCTGCGCCATCTCGCCACGAAGGGACCGATCGTGGCCGCCGTGAACGCCATCTCGTGGAAGTACTATCTCGGCGGTGTGATACAGTACCATTGCGATTCGGACTACGAGCTGCTGAACCACGCGGTCGCCATCGTTGGGTACGACCTGAACGCGACCGTGCCGTACTACATCGTGAAAAACTCCTGGGGCCCCCGGTTCGGCGACCATGGGTACGTGAAGGTGGCGATCGGTCGGAACCTGTGCGGCATTGCCAACCGCGTCTCCTTCATCGAGCTGGTGTGA
- the LOC121588398 gene encoding tryptophan 2,3-dioxygenase — translation MSCPMRSGFVDSVQGGHHLGSEAGMLYGEYLMLDKVLSAQRMLSVEGKKPVHDEHLFIVTHQAYELWFKQIIFELDSIRDLFSTEHIEESRTLEILKRLNRIVMILKLLVDQVPILETMTPLDFMDFRDYLSPASGFQSLQFRLLENKLGVKSEHRVKYNQKYTEVFASDPGAIERIGTTETEPSLADLVQKWLERTPGLEQDGFNFWGKFQESVEQLLAEQEASAMSEEHENVREYRLMDIDKRREVYKSIFDAQVHDALVARGERRFTHKALQGAIMITFYRDEPRFSQPHQLLMLLMDIDSLITKWRYNHVIMVQRMIGSQQLGTGGSSGYQYLRSTLSDRYKVFLDLFNLSTFLIPRQSIPPLTNEMQKALNLAWGSPAHIARNGSLH, via the exons ATGAGCTGCCCAATGAGAAGTGGTTTTGT CGATTCGGTGCAGGGTGGACACCATCTCGGGTCGGAGGCGGGCATGCTGTACGGCGAGTACCTGATGCTGGACAAGGTGCTCAGTGCGCAGCGCATGCTGTCCGTCGAGGGCAAGAAGCCGGTGCACGACGAGCATCTGTTCATCGTGACGCATCAGG CGTACGAGCTGTGGTTCAAGCAGATCATCTTCGAGCTGGACTCGATTCGCGATCTCTTCAGCACCGAGCACATCGAGGAGTCGCGCACGCTCGAGATTCTGAAGCGTCTCAACCGGATTGTGATGATACTGAAG CTGCTGGTGGATCAGGTCCCGATCCTCGAAACGATGACACCGCTCGACTTTATGGACTTTCGCGACTACCTGTCGCCGGCGTCCGGCTTCCAGAGCCTGCAGTTCCGGCTGCTGGAGAACAAGCTCGGCGTAAAGTCGGAGCATCGCGTCAAGTACAACCAGAAGTACACGGAAGTGTTTGCCAGCGATCCGGGCGCGATCGAGCGGATCGGCACCACCGAGACGGAACCGTCGCTGGCCGATCTGGTGCAGAAGTGGCTGGAGCGTACGCCCGGGCTGGAGCAGGATGGGTTTAACTTCTGGGGCAAGTTTCAGGAGAGCGTCGAGCAGCTGCTGGCCGAGCAGGAAGCGAGCGCAATG tcgGAGGAGCACGAGAACGTGCGCGAGTATCGGCTGATGGACATTGACAAGCGGCGCGAGGTGTACAAGTCCATCTTTGACGCGCAGGTGCACGATGCGCTGGTGGCCCGCGGCGAGCGTCGCTTCACGCATAAGGCGCTGCAGGGCGCGATCATGATAACGTTCTATCGCGACGAGCCACGGTTTAGCCAGCCGCACCAGCTGCTAATGCTGCTGATGGACATCGATTCGCTGATCACCAAGTGGCGAT ATAACCACGTCATCATGGTGCAGCGTATGATTGGCTCGCAGCAGCTCGGCACCGGTGGCTCGTCCGGATATCAGTACTTACGTTCAACCTTGAG CGATCGGTATAAAGTGTTTCTCGATCTGTTCAACCTGTCCACGTTCCTGATCCCTCGCCAGTCGATACCACCGCTCACGAACGAGATGCAGAAAGCGCTCAACCTCGCCTGGGGATCGCCGGCCCACATCGCACGCAACGGCTCGTTGCACTAA
- the LOC121588405 gene encoding uncharacterized protein LOC121588405 gives MAEGTYEYECMRAELLGLAHPSREEFEEKQKLRQETEVEEQLAEQLKDVDLQDESLQGTSGKMDELTNILTATQQKINKFKVACGSLTSLLKLRPSTPSSEPAAGAAEGKSINDALDTLDTMKDLNAASDATVAKAAAQDIGTKVTSQLDKLDSLLHKADNATYSMKHQTDQMKKISK, from the exons ATGGCAGAAGGCACGTACGAGTATGAGTGCATGCGAGCGGAGCTGCTCGGGCTGGCCCATCCCAGTCGGGAGGAGTTCGAGGAGAAGCAAAAGCTGCGCCAGGAGACGGAAGTGGAGGAGCAGCTCGCCGAGCAGTTGAAG GATGTGGACTTGCAGGACGAGTCGCTGCAGGGCACGTCGGGCAAGATGGACGAGCTGACGAACATACTGACCGCGACGCAGCAAAAGATCAACAAGTTCAAGGTGGCGTGCGGCAGTTTGACCAGCCTGCTGAAGCTGCGCCCGTCGACGCCCAGCAGCGAACCGGCCGCCGGTGCCGCGGAAGGAAAGTCCATCAACGACGCGCTGGACACGCTGGACACGATGAAGGACCTGAACGCAGCCTCGGACGCTACGGTTGCCAAGGCGGCGGCACAGGACATCGGCACCAAGGTGACGTCCCAGCTGGACAAGCTGGACTCGCTGCTACACAAAGCCGACAACGCGACGTACTCGATGAAGCATCAGACGGATCAGATGAAGAAGATTTCCAAGTAA